AACGAGCTGCAAGACTATGATGAGTTCTTTAAAACATACGAATATGCCTTCCGCTCACACAACATCAAAAAAGCCCCTATCATCCTCATCACTTCTGGTGACGAAGATCTCGAGCCCTCAGTCGTCTCAAAAACCTTCCACATATCTAGAAAGGTAAACTTTAATTTTTCTGAGTTAACAGAAAAAATTCACGACGCAATCTTGCTCTAATTCAGTAAATTATTCTCCATACAATACTGACAAATTCTTATCTCCATTTATAGTCTTTAAAAATTAAGGACCACCTTTTATGGACAACTGCATTTACTGTAAAATATCAGAACATCGAGAACACGCCGACATCGTCTATCAAGACGACACTTTCTGCGCTTTTTTACACCCCACCCCCATCAATCATGGACACATCATCCTCACTGCATCAGCACACTGCACTAGTCTAACTCTCCTAGAGGATGAAACCTACTCTAAACTACACTGCCTAGCACGCAAAATTGCTGTAGCCATTTTAAAGACTAAAAACTATGACGGCTTTAACATCCAGTACAATCATGGAGAGTGCGCAGGACAGGATTCACTCCACGCAGCCCTACACATTATCCCTCGTGTTGGAACTGACGGCTTTCATTTAAATTGGAGAATGCAAAAGCCTGCTAGTGAAGAAAACAGAAAAGAACTTATTGAATTTATTAAAAATAAAATCTCTTAATGGATCCTGATTATTCACTTTTTTTAAACACCTTAAATCACGACCATCCCGAATGGTCTATCGAGGCTCTGGCCTTCATTTGTAGAGGGGTAGATTTCTTTAACAGCGCCGCTCCACAGCAAACTACCGATTCATCAGCCCAAGACTTAATCCACTCTCTGTGCCTCCATGCCTTAAATGAATACGGTCCCCTAGCCCTTCATACCCTAAATGGATTGAATTTTCACAAAATTTCAGATTTAATCCAAGTCATCAACCTACTCATCGAAAGAAAAATCATCACCGGCATCGAGCGCTTTGAACTAGAAAACAGAACCCTCAATCAAAGTTTATGTACAAAATTCCCTGAAAAATCGCTCCCTGAGCCCCATTTATGGCCAAAAACAAAAAAAGTAGATAATTTTCAATTTTTTCGCTAAATCTAACTGGCAGAAAAATGTTTTCGGTTTATTATCTACCCGTCGCCAGCATAGCTCAGTTGATAGAGCAGCTGACTTGTAATCAGCAGGTCGTCGGTTTGAGTCCGACTGCTGGCTCTCTAAAGCACTTACGGAAACGTAAGTGCTTTTTTATTTCCCATAAAACACCCCCATTAAGTTGATTCTAAATAAATTTTAAATGACGTCATTTTTTGGCTATTCTGACTGGCAGAAAAATGTTTCCGGTTTATTATCTACCCATCGCCAGCATAGCTCAGTTGATAGAGCAGCTGACTTGTAATCAGCAGGTCGTCGGTTTGAGTCCGACTGCTGGCTCTCTAAAGCACTTACGGAAACGTAAGTGCTTTTTTATTTCCCATAAAAACACCCCGTGAATTACTATTATCTTGATCTTGTGTTAATTTTAAATGAAGACATGGAAAAACACCCAAAATCGCTAGAGAATTAGGACTCCAAGGGACTAGTTTATAAATATTGAAGACATAGGAGTCCAAAACTTTTGAAGAGCTTTAGAATCATATTAAGCTTACTAGCTCTAAGTACCTGGCTTAATGCTTATGCATTAGATTCTGAACTTAGCCTAGAAGACTTAATGAATATCGAAGTCACCAGTATTTCCAAAAACGAAGAAAGCTCCTTTACCGCAGCATCTGCCATCTACGTCATTACCGAAGAAGAAATCAAAAATAAAGGCGCCCAAAATTTAGCTGAAGCCTTAAGAGGTGTTCCCGGCGTTCAAGTTTCCCGAAGAACTAATAATTCCTGGGAAGTGAGTATTCGAGGTTTTGACAACCTCTACTCCAACAAACTCCTTATACTCATTGATGGCCGAACAGTCTATACACCTATTTTTTCAGGTACTTACTGGAACTTCACCAATTACCCTGTCTCTGACATTGAGCGAATCGAAGTTATTAGAGGCCCAGGCGCCTCAATCTGGGGTTCAAACGCCGTCAACGGCGTCATCAACATCACTAGCAAGCACACTAAAGATACGATAGGCGGCTTTAGTAAACTAGAATACGGCGAGGATTTTCAACAAGCTTACTTGAGAATAGGCGAGAGTTTAAACGAAGAAAAAACACTGAACCTACGTGCCTACGCTCAACTCCAGAAGTATGATACCTTGAATCCTGGTCAACAGACAAAAAACTCACAACAAAACGATGACTGGGATCACCTACAAGGCGGCTTCCGCTTAGACTACGATATCACAAGTAAAGATGCCCTACGGGTTTCTGCCGACGCCTATTCCGTTGATCAAGTAACATATAATGCCATAAACAATAATGGCTTTTATGAAGACAGTGATGCTACAGGCTATAACCTCAGCTTAGATTACACCAAGCAGATTACCTCCGATGAGAAGTTCCACTCACTAATCTATTACGACTTTTACGATTTCAACCAAGACCTCACAACCAACACCTATGTACAAAGCTGGAATTTTGAATTTGATTATCACTTCAGTCCAATCAAAAATCATAACATAACTGTCGGTGCTGGCACGCGAATCTACCGATCTCAAGTCAAGGATCCCAGTGGCCAACTTCGTATGTACCCAGAGAATGAAACAACTCAAAACTATAGTTTTTTCATTCAAGATAAAATCACTCTTCAACCCGACCGTTGGACACTCACCTTAGGCTCAAAATTTGAAGAACACGATTACAGCGGCTTTGAATACCAACCTACCGCGCGCCTTGCCTTTACTCCAAACCGTAAAAACACTTTGTGGCTCGCCGCTTCGAGAGCGGTTCGAACGCCTAACCGTTATGAGCACAACTCCAATCTTTTCTTTGGCTCCGCAATAGGCAACCATGACGTAGATTCGGAAACAGTAGAAACCTACGAAGCAGGCTACAGAGTTCTTGCCACAGAAAAACTCTCTTTTGATTTTACCGTATTTTATAACGATTACTCAGACTTAATCACTAGCAAAGTCGAAGCAGGCAATGACCCTATCATAAATGCTTCGACAGCTGAAAGCTACGGATTTGAAGTCTCTTCTAATTATTTAGTTACCACTGACTGGCAACTCAAGCTTTCCTATAGTTATTTTGATTTTGACCTTGATCAACAGGATGGCACCTCCGATTTCCTCGCCTCGGAAAATGTCACTGCTCAACACCAAGCGTCTGCCTACTCATTTTACAAACTCACAAATGCCCTTCAATGGGATGTAACTGCCTATTACCAAGACTCAAAAAACCCTAGCTTAAACTCAACCAACACCCCAAGCAACTCACCGTTCATTAAACTAGACAGTAAAGTAACCTGGACCTGTAGCCCAAAACTCGAGGTCTACCTTATGGGTCAAAACCTCTGGGATAGTTCTACATCAGAAACAGTATATTACTTAGAAAACCCACGTACTTTTTTAATGGGTTTAAACTACCGCTTTTAAGTAAGATTTAACCTTTAAATATTAAATATAGATTAAAACGCAGCCATAAGCCTATTTTTCACGCCCTTACCTATTCCAATAAAAAGAACTCTTAAGTAGAATATACTTAAGGGAAACAATTGTAACCAGGGTCAACTAAGTGCGTTCGCTATATACATTACTTCTCATTGCAAGCACAAGCCTAAGTATTTCAGCTCAAGATGATGTCGAGGACTTTGACCTCGAAGCTCTGATGAATATTGAAGTGACTTCTGTTTCTAAATCTGAAGAAAGCTCTTTTACTGCAGCGTCAGCCATCTACGTCATCACCGAAGAAGAAATCGCACGAAAAGGTGCACTCAATCTAGCTGAAGCACTAAGGGGCACTCCTGGTGTTCAAGTTTCAAGACGAACTAACAACACTTGGGAAGTCAGCGTTAGAGGCTTCGACAACCTTTACTCAAATAAGCTCCTCGTCGTCATTGATGGCCGAAGTGTATACTCACCTGTTTTCTCTGGCACCTATTGGGAGTACACCAACTACCCAGTAGCTGACATTGCACAAATCGAAGTTATCCGTGGACCAGGCGCAACTGTCTGGGGGTCCAATGCAGTAAATGGCGTCATTAGCATCACAACAAAATCCGCTAAAGACACTAAGGGTGGCTTAGCTAAGCTCGACTATGGTGAATATAACGAATCCTACTACCTACGCTACGGAGAAACACTCGACAAAGATGACAAACTTCATCTGCGCATCTATGGTCAATTCCAACAGAACAACGAACTCGAACCCGGAGTCAATCTTAAAAATACACACGAAGATGATCGCTGGGATTACTTACAAGGCGGGTTTCGCTTAGATTATGACGTCACTGCAAAAGACACCTTAACATTGAGTTCAGATATCTATCAATCCGATTTCAAACAATACAATGCTCTGGTCATAAATAACTTCTATGAAGATGGCGATACAAAAGGTTATAATTTTACACTCAATCATAAACGCCAATTCAACTCCAAAGAGCACTGGAGTACACTTTTTTATTATGATTATCAAAATATCGAACAGGATGTAACCCTTGATTCTACAGTTCATAGTTTTAACTTAGAATCGGATTATCACTTTTCCCCTTGGGATCGGCATGAAGTCACAATTGGTGCAGGAGTTCGTACCTACAGGTCAAAACTCAAAGATGGCACCAGCCAATTAGATTTTCAACCTTCAGATGAAACCATCGCCAACTACACCCTATTCGTTCAAGACAAAATAGCACTACAGCCCGATCGCTGGACCTTAACCTTGGGCTCCAAATTTGAAAAAAATGATTACACTGATTATGAATATCAACCTTCTGCTCGTGTCGCTTTTACTCCAGATCGGAAAAACACTTATTGGGCTGCAGTGAGTCGTGCGGTAAGAACTCCTTCGCGTTATGAACACGGCTCAGACATCTTTTTTGGCGCCGCAGTCGGCAACAACGACGTCGATTCAGAAAATGTCACAACTTACGAATTGGGTCACCGTATCTTAGTCAATGAAAAACTCTCATTCGATACGACAATTTTTTATAATGACTACAGCGACCTCGTCATAACTGAAACAAACCCTGGACCTGACATCATCGTCAACGATCTAAATGCTGAAAGTTACGGCATAGAAATTTCATCAAACTATTTCGTGACTCATGATTGGCAACTCAAACTCTCCTACACTTACTTCGATGCTGATTTTGATTATAAAGACGGCACTGCTGACACCTTACCTGTCGAAAAAGCGGCGGCTAAAAACAAAGCCTCATTCTACTCATTCTATAGTGTTACTGAAGATATAAAATGGGATGTCATGGTTTACTATCAAGACTCAAAAAACCCCAGCTACAACTATGATCCTCAGGATGGTACACCGTCCTTTATCAAACTTGATTCTCGCCTCTCTTGGTCACCTCGCGAAGACCTCGAAGTTTACATCATTGGACAAAATCTCTGGGATCATTCAACGCGTGAAACACTTTACTATGCCGAGACACCACGCACTTTCTATGTAGGTCTGAATTACAAATTCTAAGATTCCTCTGACATATACTCTTTTCCCCCTACGGCTCCCCTTGATTTTACCCTCAAATTCTCTATCTTTAAGTTGTGAATTTGGGAATCAATAATCTATGTTAAACAACTTTCTTTTGGCAGCTGACAAACCTGCCATCCTCCATGGCGCTTCGGGCGAACTTCTCGTCTCTGTGATTTTAATCATCGGCATGCTCGCAGGTGTGACTGCTAAAAAACTCAAGCTTCCTGTCTTAACCGGACAAATCATTGCGGGCATTTTAGTTGGCCCCTATATGCTGAATCTCATAGGCCACACGGAGGAAAAAAATCTTACCGCAGTGACTAGTTTTGCCATTGGGCTAATCGCCTTAACTGTAGGCAGCCATTTAAATTTCCAAAAGCTTCATAACTCCTTTAATCGAAATTTACTCATTGCTGTCGGTGAATCAAGCTGTGCCTTTATTGCTGTATTTTTTGCTTTGGAATACTTCAACCCCATGGACTTTTCTGAACAAACAAGGCTTGCCGCTCACTTACTCATCTCTTCCCTCGCCTGTAGCACATCTCCAGCGACTGTTCTTCATGTCATCAAAGAGAAAAATGCCAAAGGCAATTTGGTTCGAACTTTACTCATCGTTGTCGCCCTCGACAATATCATCTGCCTACTCGTCTTTGAAAGTGTACGGGCCGTAGCTCGCCAAAAACTTTCCGGAGCCAGCCTTCTCACCACTGCTTTACCAGGCCTTATCAGCTTTTTCAGTTCGATCATTGTCGGCTTTATCGTAGCCAAGTGCTTTGAATACTGCTTAAAATTTCTCGAAAAAAGGCAAGGGCCATCCCATTTTCGCCGTAACTCACACACACTTGTTTTTACCCTCTTAGTTGCTTCAATTATGATCACTAATGGCCTTTGCGATTACATGGCGATGGTGACTGCAGAACTCCCCCAAAAACTCACTCCTTTACCGATCATGGCTAACTTAGTCCTAGGCCTCTGCCTTACAAACTTTGCCATCTTCAAAAATGAAATGTTGGAGCAATTTGAAGTCCTAGAGCAGTTCATCTTTACCGTCTTCTTCACTTTAGCTGGCATGCACCTTGATTTAAGGACTATCAATCAGCAAACTATTACCTCGGCCCTCATCTATCTAGTAGCGATGGCGGGAGGTAAAATGATTGGCGCAACTTTCGGTGCCATGGCGGGACGCTGTACTCCGCGAACAACGCTCAATATTGGTTCAATGCTACTAGTGCAAGCAGGGATGACCATCGCCCTACTCGTTGTCATTTATTCAGAAAAAGATTTCTCTCCACTCCACGCTAAAATCACTGCCATGATTCTCTTGGTCGTCGTTTTTACTGAATTAGTGGGAACGATCCTCATCTCAAAAACTCTTGACCGCGTCAAAGAAACAGGTAAAAAACGGACTCGTCTTATCGACTTTCTCGATGAAGAACACATTATCACGGGTCTTAATGCAAAAAATAAGTGGGAAGCTCTCCGCGAAATGTCCTACTTTCTCGTCAAAACTAATGACATTGAGATTGATCCCGAAGAACTATTAAAACGCATGGAAGAACGAGAAAAAGAATTCTCCACGGGCTTTGGCCAAAGCATTGCGATACCCCACTGCACGGTAACTGACGAAGAGAGTCATGACGGTAAAATACGCGGCATGCTTGCCGTTTGTACTCCTGGGGTAGAATTTGAATCTATGGATGATGAGCCCGTCGAAATTATTGTCATGCTCGCCACACCTGAGTCACAACGTGAAGCTCACCTAGAAATCCTCTCGGTCTTAGGACGCATGCTTAGTGACGCTACGATCCGCGAACAAATCCTCAAAGCTAACTGCGCCGCTTCTATTTACGAAATCATTCACTCTGAAGAAGCCGAAACTTTCAACTACTTCCTAAAATAAGGTATTTTATGTCCGACCAATCCTCTATTTTCGTCATCGATTCCATGGCCTATATTTTCCGTGCTTTCTACGGCATTCGCGCCAATATGCATTCAAAAGATGGTCTACCCACAAATGCTTTATTTGGATTTATTAACTCCTTCGAAAATATTATTCGCGACTTTAATCCTAGTCATGTGGTTGCCGTATTTGATGCGGGTTCAGAAACTTTTCGTAACGAGATGTACTCCGAATATAAAGCTAACCGCAAAGAGTGTCCTGAAGAACTCAAACCTCAGTTCGATTTAGTGAAAGAATACATTGCCCTTCGCGGTATCCCCTTACTGATCCAAAAAGGTTTCGAGGCCGATGATATTATTGCGACCGTCGCAAAACAAGCCACTGGATCACATATCAAAACGGTTATTTGCTCTGGCGACAAAGACTTAATGCAACTCGTTAATGATGATACCTTGATCTGCCACACTCATAAAAATAACTTGATGATTGACGCTGAAAAAGTGGTGGAAATCATGGGAGTTCGTCCCGACCAGATCGTCGACTACCTCTCCATCTGCGGTGATAGTGCAGATAATATCCCAGGCCTTCCAGGAATTGGCCCAAAGGGCGCGGCTAAACTTCTCGCTGAATTCGACAACCTCGAAACGATTCTTGCGAGCCATGACAAAATCAAAGGTAAAAAGCAATCTGAAACGATTCGTGAAAAAGCTGACTTAGCCACCCTTTCCAAATCACTCGTCATTCTCCAAGATGAAATGACTCTCGACAAAAGCTATGAGGAACTCGTTCCTTCACAACCAGACTTTGATGGCCTTGCTGATTTCTATGAACGCATGGGCTTTGCCCGCTTCCTCCGCGACCTCCCCAACATCAAAGCAAGTTACGAAGGCAATAGCAAACCGACACTTAAACAATCCCTCAGTTCTGGCGGGCCTGTTACATTACGAGTCGAAACTTTTGCACCACGTCCTTTCCAACACGAAATCCTCAAGCTCAATGCTGAGTTTGAAAGCCGCTTAGAGTTTGATGTCTTAGCAGAAATGAGCCACCTTGGCAAAAACTCAGAAGAAATTTTCATCGCCTTAAAAAATGCCTTCAATAAATGTGACCTGACTCTCGCCAGCGAAAACCACACCGTCATTCCTGAAGACCTCGAGAGCAAAAGAAAATGCACATTAACTTGGGAATGGCTTGCAGCCACATGGCTCCATGACATTGAGCTAGGCCTTGAACAAATCGCCTCTAATCACCTACCTCTAATCCAAGAACACCTCTTTTTAAATGCGAAGTTCGCAGAGCTTCTAGCGACAGCAACAGTTGAGTACAACTCGCAGAGACACGACTACAATATCGTTAAATCTATTCCTGAACTCAAAGCCGTTTTAGATGAAATCACTAAAGCAAAACTCCCCGTTTCTTTTGATACCGAAACAACTGGTCTCGATGTACGTAGTGCAACTATTGTCGGCCTCGGCTTAGCCATTCGCGATCACCACGCCTGGTACATCCCTTTCAATAGCGACCTAGACAAAGAAGAGATCCTCAAAGAAATTAAACCTTTCTTTGCTGATAGTAGCCTTAAGTTTTTTGCGCAAAACGCAAAATTTGACCTGCAAATGTTACACTATGCTGGCATTGAAGTCAAAAACATCGATTTCGACACTTTAGTGGCCTCCTTCATCTGCAACCCCTCGCGTCAATTTCACGACCTAGATTCACTCTCCCTCCACTACTTAAACTACCGTAAAATTTCTACGGAGTCACTCATTGGCAAAGGCAAGAAGCAAATTTCCATGGCCGACTTACCCGTTGAAAGAGTCGCTACCTACTGCTGTGAAGATGTAGACATCACCTTACGCCTGAGAAATGAACTCGAAGCTGAACTCCACCGTCGCGACCTACGCAATTTATTTGACGAAATGGATATCCCACTTATTCCCGTTCTTAGTAAAATGGAAAATAATGGTATTTCTATCAACCTCGGAACTCTAGAGAAAATCTCTTCTGACTTCAGTGCTGAACTCAAAAAGTGCGAAGAGCAAATTCACGCTCTCGCTGGCCATGAGTTTAACATCAACTCACCAAAACAAGTGGGCGTTGTACTCTTTGAAGAAATGGGACTGAAAGCTGGTAAAAAAACAGCCACAGGCTACTCAACGAGTGCTGAGGTCTTAGAAAACCTTGCAGCAGAATCTGAAATTGTTCGCGCTATCCTGCGTCATCGTACACTTAGTAAATTAATTTCAACTTATGCTGACGCCCTCCCAAAAGAAGTGAGTGAACTCGACCAACGCATTCACACGCGCTTTTCGCAAACGACTGCTGCCACGGGTCGTCTTGCTTCTACTCAGCCCAACTTGCAGAACATCCCTACTCGTACAGCTGAAGGCAAAAGCATTCGTTCCGCTTTCCAAGCTCCAGAGGGACACCACTTCATTTCTTGTGACTACTCACAAATTGAATTGCGTATCATGGCAGAACTCAGCCAAGACCCAGGCTTACTCGAAGCCTTTAATAATGATTTTGACGTACACACTCACACGGCTTCTCTCGTTTTTGAAACTGAATTAAGTGAAGTCACCAAGCAACAACGCTACGCAGCAAAAGCAGTTAACTTTGGCATTATGTTCGGTCAAGGCCCCTACGGCTTGGCTAAAGAAATTGGCGTAAGTGCCGATGAAGCCAAGCAATTCATTTCAAATTACTTTAAGCGTTATCCTGACGTCCAAAAATTCATGGCAAAATGTGTTGAGGATGCACGTGATAAAGGCTACTCCGAAACTTCTTTTGGTCGTCGTCGCTACTTACCCGAAATGCTCTCGTCAAATGGCCGCATTCGCTCAGGAGCTGAACGCATCTCAGTCAACTCACCGATCCAAGGAACGGCAGCAGATATTATTAAGATCGCCATGATCAAAGTTGCTGACGAATTAGAAAAACGTCAGCTGAAATCAAAAATGCTACTTCAGATCCACGATGAATTACTCTTTGAAGTCCCTGATGATGAGCTAGAAATCATGAAAGAACTCATTCCACAAATCATGACCGATATCCCACAAATCAAAGTTCCTCTAAAAGTCGACTGTGCAGCCGCAAAATCATGGGATCAGTGCGATTAATAAATAAGCTTAATTCAAGTGAAAGACTTAGAAACAAATGGGTATGCTAAAAACCTCCACCCATTTACTGATGAAGAACTCAAATTCTTTGAACAAACTGTAGAAAAAGTCAAGGACCTTGAACTTGAAGATAGAAAGAACGTTTTTGCTCAAGAGCCTAAACTACGTGATTTAATTGAACAAAAGCTCAAACAAGTCGCTCCAAATTACTGTACAAGTAATTACTGTTTCTATTTAGAAAAAAACGCTAAACAAAACTGGCCCTTAGCTCTTCACCAAGACCTCAATTTTCCTTCATACTTAGAAGAAACGTCGAAAAATATTCGCGAAACAGGATTTTGGTTTAGAATCAACTTAGACTCAAGCGATCGATTTACGGGAGCTTTAAAAGTCATCCCCCAGAGCCAC
The sequence above is a segment of the Lentisphaera araneosa HTCC2155 genome. Coding sequences within it:
- a CDS encoding HIT family protein, which produces MDNCIYCKISEHREHADIVYQDDTFCAFLHPTPINHGHIILTASAHCTSLTLLEDETYSKLHCLARKIAVAILKTKNYDGFNIQYNHGECAGQDSLHAALHIIPRVGTDGFHLNWRMQKPASEENRKELIEFIKNKIS
- the polA gene encoding DNA polymerase I; amino-acid sequence: MSDQSSIFVIDSMAYIFRAFYGIRANMHSKDGLPTNALFGFINSFENIIRDFNPSHVVAVFDAGSETFRNEMYSEYKANRKECPEELKPQFDLVKEYIALRGIPLLIQKGFEADDIIATVAKQATGSHIKTVICSGDKDLMQLVNDDTLICHTHKNNLMIDAEKVVEIMGVRPDQIVDYLSICGDSADNIPGLPGIGPKGAAKLLAEFDNLETILASHDKIKGKKQSETIREKADLATLSKSLVILQDEMTLDKSYEELVPSQPDFDGLADFYERMGFARFLRDLPNIKASYEGNSKPTLKQSLSSGGPVTLRVETFAPRPFQHEILKLNAEFESRLEFDVLAEMSHLGKNSEEIFIALKNAFNKCDLTLASENHTVIPEDLESKRKCTLTWEWLAATWLHDIELGLEQIASNHLPLIQEHLFLNAKFAELLATATVEYNSQRHDYNIVKSIPELKAVLDEITKAKLPVSFDTETTGLDVRSATIVGLGLAIRDHHAWYIPFNSDLDKEEILKEIKPFFADSSLKFFAQNAKFDLQMLHYAGIEVKNIDFDTLVASFICNPSRQFHDLDSLSLHYLNYRKISTESLIGKGKKQISMADLPVERVATYCCEDVDITLRLRNELEAELHRRDLRNLFDEMDIPLIPVLSKMENNGISINLGTLEKISSDFSAELKKCEEQIHALAGHEFNINSPKQVGVVLFEEMGLKAGKKTATGYSTSAEVLENLAAESEIVRAILRHRTLSKLISTYADALPKEVSELDQRIHTRFSQTTAATGRLASTQPNLQNIPTRTAEGKSIRSAFQAPEGHHFISCDYSQIELRIMAELSQDPGLLEAFNNDFDVHTHTASLVFETELSEVTKQQRYAAKAVNFGIMFGQGPYGLAKEIGVSADEAKQFISNYFKRYPDVQKFMAKCVEDARDKGYSETSFGRRRYLPEMLSSNGRIRSGAERISVNSPIQGTAADIIKIAMIKVADELEKRQLKSKMLLQIHDELLFEVPDDELEIMKELIPQIMTDIPQIKVPLKVDCAAAKSWDQCD
- a CDS encoding TonB-dependent receptor plug domain-containing protein, encoding MKSFRIILSLLALSTWLNAYALDSELSLEDLMNIEVTSISKNEESSFTAASAIYVITEEEIKNKGAQNLAEALRGVPGVQVSRRTNNSWEVSIRGFDNLYSNKLLILIDGRTVYTPIFSGTYWNFTNYPVSDIERIEVIRGPGASIWGSNAVNGVINITSKHTKDTIGGFSKLEYGEDFQQAYLRIGESLNEEKTLNLRAYAQLQKYDTLNPGQQTKNSQQNDDWDHLQGGFRLDYDITSKDALRVSADAYSVDQVTYNAINNNGFYEDSDATGYNLSLDYTKQITSDEKFHSLIYYDFYDFNQDLTTNTYVQSWNFEFDYHFSPIKNHNITVGAGTRIYRSQVKDPSGQLRMYPENETTQNYSFFIQDKITLQPDRWTLTLGSKFEEHDYSGFEYQPTARLAFTPNRKNTLWLAASRAVRTPNRYEHNSNLFFGSAIGNHDVDSETVETYEAGYRVLATEKLSFDFTVFYNDYSDLITSKVEAGNDPIINASTAESYGFEVSSNYLVTTDWQLKLSYSYFDFDLDQQDGTSDFLASENVTAQHQASAYSFYKLTNALQWDVTAYYQDSKNPSLNSTNTPSNSPFIKLDSKVTWTCSPKLEVYLMGQNLWDSSTSETVYYLENPRTFLMGLNYRF
- a CDS encoding Minf_1886 family protein, whose translation is MDPDYSLFLNTLNHDHPEWSIEALAFICRGVDFFNSAAPQQTTDSSAQDLIHSLCLHALNEYGPLALHTLNGLNFHKISDLIQVINLLIERKIITGIERFELENRTLNQSLCTKFPEKSLPEPHLWPKTKKVDNFQFFR
- a CDS encoding phytanoyl-CoA dioxygenase family protein, whose amino-acid sequence is MKDLETNGYAKNLHPFTDEELKFFEQTVEKVKDLELEDRKNVFAQEPKLRDLIEQKLKQVAPNYCTSNYCFYLEKNAKQNWPLALHQDLNFPSYLEETSKNIRETGFWFRINLDSSDRFTGALKVIPQSHKNPNKIKPIFLDNSAGEVILFKPLLFHGSNKMTVNHRRRVFQVLCQLK
- a CDS encoding fused Na/H antiporter/PTS fructose transporter subunit IIA — translated: MLNNFLLAADKPAILHGASGELLVSVILIIGMLAGVTAKKLKLPVLTGQIIAGILVGPYMLNLIGHTEEKNLTAVTSFAIGLIALTVGSHLNFQKLHNSFNRNLLIAVGESSCAFIAVFFALEYFNPMDFSEQTRLAAHLLISSLACSTSPATVLHVIKEKNAKGNLVRTLLIVVALDNIICLLVFESVRAVARQKLSGASLLTTALPGLISFFSSIIVGFIVAKCFEYCLKFLEKRQGPSHFRRNSHTLVFTLLVASIMITNGLCDYMAMVTAELPQKLTPLPIMANLVLGLCLTNFAIFKNEMLEQFEVLEQFIFTVFFTLAGMHLDLRTINQQTITSALIYLVAMAGGKMIGATFGAMAGRCTPRTTLNIGSMLLVQAGMTIALLVVIYSEKDFSPLHAKITAMILLVVVFTELVGTILISKTLDRVKETGKKRTRLIDFLDEEHIITGLNAKNKWEALREMSYFLVKTNDIEIDPEELLKRMEEREKEFSTGFGQSIAIPHCTVTDEESHDGKIRGMLAVCTPGVEFESMDDEPVEIIVMLATPESQREAHLEILSVLGRMLSDATIREQILKANCAASIYEIIHSEEAETFNYFLK
- a CDS encoding TonB-dependent receptor plug domain-containing protein, with amino-acid sequence MRSLYTLLLIASTSLSISAQDDVEDFDLEALMNIEVTSVSKSEESSFTAASAIYVITEEEIARKGALNLAEALRGTPGVQVSRRTNNTWEVSVRGFDNLYSNKLLVVIDGRSVYSPVFSGTYWEYTNYPVADIAQIEVIRGPGATVWGSNAVNGVISITTKSAKDTKGGLAKLDYGEYNESYYLRYGETLDKDDKLHLRIYGQFQQNNELEPGVNLKNTHEDDRWDYLQGGFRLDYDVTAKDTLTLSSDIYQSDFKQYNALVINNFYEDGDTKGYNFTLNHKRQFNSKEHWSTLFYYDYQNIEQDVTLDSTVHSFNLESDYHFSPWDRHEVTIGAGVRTYRSKLKDGTSQLDFQPSDETIANYTLFVQDKIALQPDRWTLTLGSKFEKNDYTDYEYQPSARVAFTPDRKNTYWAAVSRAVRTPSRYEHGSDIFFGAAVGNNDVDSENVTTYELGHRILVNEKLSFDTTIFYNDYSDLVITETNPGPDIIVNDLNAESYGIEISSNYFVTHDWQLKLSYTYFDADFDYKDGTADTLPVEKAAAKNKASFYSFYSVTEDIKWDVMVYYQDSKNPSYNYDPQDGTPSFIKLDSRLSWSPREDLEVYIIGQNLWDHSTRETLYYAETPRTFYVGLNYKF